The Primulina tabacum isolate GXHZ01 chromosome 7, ASM2559414v2, whole genome shotgun sequence genome includes a window with the following:
- the LOC142551105 gene encoding serine carboxypeptidase-like 50: MDYLSLFKLLLLLIILHRCSAAATSSFPKEALPTKSGYLTVNSKTGSAIFYTFYESQNASLSQTPILIWLQGGPGCSSMLANFFELGPWLLNQDLSLEYNPRSWNRIFGLLFLDNPIGTGFSIAASPQEIPRNQYDVAKHLFVAIQTFIGLDKSFKTRPIYLTGESYAGKYLPALGSYIIEMNARLRRDSRVNLGGVSIGNGLTDPEIQVQNHAVVSYNLGLINEKQMFLLEKLQSEAVGFVKNGKWNEAANARTKVLNTLTNMTGLATLYDFRRLTPYPNRVVVKFLNNVEAKKALGVKESMVFELCSAAVADALHDDLMKSVKPMVEFLIKNTRVLLYQGQCDLRDGVVSTSDWVKTIKWEEMGKFLEVERKIWRMDGNLAGYVQKWKNLTNVVVLNAGHLVPTDQPLNSQVMIEDWLLEKGLFAP, translated from the coding sequence ATGGATTATTTGTCGTTGTTCAAGCTCCTACTGCTCCTCATCATCCTGCACCGTTGTTCGGCCGCCGCCACTTCTTCCTTCCCCAAAGAAGCCCTCCCAACTAAATCAGGCTATCTCACGGTCAACTCCAAAACTGGTTCTGCTATTTTCTACACTTTCTATGAATCTCAAAACGCTTCACTTTCTCAAACACCGATCCTCATCTGGCTTCAAGGTGGCCCCGGATGTTCCTCCATGCTAGCAAACTTCTTCGAACTCGGCCCATGGCTTCTCAACCAAGACCTTTCACTTGAGTACAATCCAAGATCTTGGAATAGGATTTTTGGCCTTCTTTTCCTTGACAATCCAATCGGCACTGGCTTTAGCATTGCTGCTTCGCCTCAAGAAATTCCTAGAAACCAATATGATGTAGCTAAACACCTCTTCGTTGCAATACAAACGTTTATTGGCTTGGACAAGTCATTTAAAACTCGGCCAATTTACTTAACCGGCGAGAGTTATGCTGGGAAATACCTCCCAGCACTTGGATCTTACATAATAGAAATGAATGCCCGTTTGAGGAGGGACAGTAGGGTGAATTTGGGTGGTGTTTCCATAGGAAATGGATTGACTGATCCAGAAATTCAAGTACAAAATCATGCTGTCGTCTCTTACAATTTGGGTCTGATCAATGAAAAGCAAATGTTCCTCTTGGAGAAACTTCAGTCGGAGGCGGTTGGATTTGTCAAAAATGGTAAGTGGAATGAGGCTGCAAATGCAAGAACTAAGGTGTTGAATACACTGACAAACATGACTGGTTTAGCCACTTTGTACGACTTCAGAAGGCTAACCCCTTACCCCAATCGTGTTGTGGTCAAGTTCTTGAACAATGTGGAGGCCAAAAAGGCATTGGGAGTTAAAGAATCAATGGTTTTCGAGCTGTGCAGTGCAGCTGTGGCGGATGCGTTGCACGATGATTTGATGAAGAGTGTGAAGCCTATGGTTGAGTTCTTGATCAAGAACACAAGAGTGCTGTTGTATCAAGGGCAGTGTGACTTAAGAGATGGTGTGGTGTCAACTTCGGATTGGGTAAAGactataaaatgggaagaaatggGTAAGTTCTTGGAAGTGGAAAGGAAGATTTGGAGGATGGATGGGAATTTAGCAGGGTATGTGCAGAAATGGAAGAATTTGACCAATGTTGTAGTACTGAATGCTGGGCATCTCGTGCCTACTGATCAACCTTTGAATTCTCAAGTCATGATAGAAGATTGGCTGTTGGAAAAGGGACTGTTTGCTCCTTAG